From the Hevea brasiliensis isolate MT/VB/25A 57/8 chromosome 15, ASM3005281v1, whole genome shotgun sequence genome, one window contains:
- the LOC110657775 gene encoding somatic embryogenesis receptor kinase 1 isoform X1, translated as MVLINGRRNRIMIFSAMVFSCWCWRESRILSFAGEEQKVHPDPHRDPDVDQLRRFSLEELKLATDYFSNENILGRGGFGKVYKGRLEDGSIVAVKRLENEPTPDGELQFQTTTGIINRAVHRNVLRLRGFCMTTSEKLLVYPYMANGSVASHLRERPPSQPALDWPTRKRVALGSARGLSYLHVHCNPKVIHRDVKAANILLNEEFEAVVGDFGLAKLMDYNDSHVITDVCGTAGHIAPEYLYAGICSEKTDVYGYGIMLLELITGQRAVDLAWIAAEDDLLLLDWVKVLLRENSLEALVDPDLQGNYIEAEMKQLIQIALLCTRGSHLYRSKMSEVMRMLGGYGLSERWDEWQEMESSDQELGQGFQPFHFTGDSTENLPPIELSGPR; from the exons TCTCTGCAATGGTGTTTTCATGTTGGTGTTGGAGGGAATCTCGAATTTTATCCTTTG CTGGAGAGGAACAGAAAGTTCATCCGGATCCGCATAGGGATCCTGATGTGGACCAACTCAGGAGGTTTTCATTGGAGGAACTGAAACTTGCAACAGATTATTTCAGCAATGAAAACATACTGGGTAGAGGTGGATTTGGTAAGGTTTACAAGGGGCGTTTGGAAGATGGTtcaattgttgctgtaaaaagacTGGAGAATGAACCTACACCTGATGGGGAACTTCAGTTTCAAACAACAACCGGGATCATCAACAGGGCTGTGCATCGAAATGTTCTTAGGCTACGTGGGTTTTGTATGACAACTTCTGAAAAGCTTCTTGTTTACCCCTACATGGCTAATGGGAGTGTTGCCTCCCACTTAAGAG AGCGACCTCCATCACAGCCTGCACTTGATTGGCCTACCAGAAAGAGAGTTGCATTGGGATCTGCAAGGGGTCTTTCTTATTTGCATGTTCACTGTAATCCAAAAGTTATTCACCGTGATGTGAAAGCTGCAAATATTTTGTTGAATGAGGAGTTTGAAGCTGTTGTTGGGGACTTTGGGCTGGCTAAATTGATGGACTACAATGATTCTCATGTCATCACTGATGTATGTGGTACAGCAGGGCATATAGCTCCAGAATACCTCTATGCTGGGATATGTTCAGAGAAAACTGATGTTTATGGGTATGGAATTATGCTTCTGGAGCTAATTACTGGACAGAGGGCTGTTGACCTTGCTTGGATTGCAGCTGAAGACGATCTTTTGTTGCTTGACTGG GTAAAAGTCCTCCTGAGAGAGAATAGTTTAGAAGCGCTAGTTGATCCTGATCTCCAAGGCAATTACATAGAAGCTGAGATGAAGCAGTTAATCCAGATCGCATTGCTTTGCACACGAGGATCACACTTGTACAGGAGTAAGATGTCAGAAGTGATGAGAATGCTTGGAGGTTATGGCTTATCAGAGAGGTGGGATGAATGGCAGGAAATGGAGAGTTCTGACCAGGAGTTGGGACAGGGCTTTCAACCTTTTCACTTTACTGGTGATTCAACAGAGAATCTACCTCCAATTGAGTTATCTGGTCCAAGATGA
- the LOC110657775 gene encoding somatic embryogenesis receptor kinase 1 isoform X3, with the protein MVFSCWCWRESRILSFAGEEQKVHPDPHRDPDVDQLRRFSLEELKLATDYFSNENILGRGGFGKVYKGRLEDGSIVAVKRLENEPTPDGELQFQTTTGIINRAVHRNVLRLRGFCMTTSEKLLVYPYMANGSVASHLRERPPSQPALDWPTRKRVALGSARGLSYLHVHCNPKVIHRDVKAANILLNEEFEAVVGDFGLAKLMDYNDSHVITDVCGTAGHIAPEYLYAGICSEKTDVYGYGIMLLELITGQRAVDLAWIAAEDDLLLLDWVKVLLRENSLEALVDPDLQGNYIEAEMKQLIQIALLCTRGSHLYRSKMSEVMRMLGGYGLSERWDEWQEMESSDQELGQGFQPFHFTGDSTENLPPIELSGPR; encoded by the exons ATGGTGTTTTCATGTTGGTGTTGGAGGGAATCTCGAATTTTATCCTTTG CTGGAGAGGAACAGAAAGTTCATCCGGATCCGCATAGGGATCCTGATGTGGACCAACTCAGGAGGTTTTCATTGGAGGAACTGAAACTTGCAACAGATTATTTCAGCAATGAAAACATACTGGGTAGAGGTGGATTTGGTAAGGTTTACAAGGGGCGTTTGGAAGATGGTtcaattgttgctgtaaaaagacTGGAGAATGAACCTACACCTGATGGGGAACTTCAGTTTCAAACAACAACCGGGATCATCAACAGGGCTGTGCATCGAAATGTTCTTAGGCTACGTGGGTTTTGTATGACAACTTCTGAAAAGCTTCTTGTTTACCCCTACATGGCTAATGGGAGTGTTGCCTCCCACTTAAGAG AGCGACCTCCATCACAGCCTGCACTTGATTGGCCTACCAGAAAGAGAGTTGCATTGGGATCTGCAAGGGGTCTTTCTTATTTGCATGTTCACTGTAATCCAAAAGTTATTCACCGTGATGTGAAAGCTGCAAATATTTTGTTGAATGAGGAGTTTGAAGCTGTTGTTGGGGACTTTGGGCTGGCTAAATTGATGGACTACAATGATTCTCATGTCATCACTGATGTATGTGGTACAGCAGGGCATATAGCTCCAGAATACCTCTATGCTGGGATATGTTCAGAGAAAACTGATGTTTATGGGTATGGAATTATGCTTCTGGAGCTAATTACTGGACAGAGGGCTGTTGACCTTGCTTGGATTGCAGCTGAAGACGATCTTTTGTTGCTTGACTGG GTAAAAGTCCTCCTGAGAGAGAATAGTTTAGAAGCGCTAGTTGATCCTGATCTCCAAGGCAATTACATAGAAGCTGAGATGAAGCAGTTAATCCAGATCGCATTGCTTTGCACACGAGGATCACACTTGTACAGGAGTAAGATGTCAGAAGTGATGAGAATGCTTGGAGGTTATGGCTTATCAGAGAGGTGGGATGAATGGCAGGAAATGGAGAGTTCTGACCAGGAGTTGGGACAGGGCTTTCAACCTTTTCACTTTACTGGTGATTCAACAGAGAATCTACCTCCAATTGAGTTATCTGGTCCAAGATGA
- the LOC110657778 gene encoding NADPH-dependent aldehyde reductase 1, chloroplastic produces the protein MATQRGFRFPPQTQDRQPGKEYLMHPLPEFLNPQYKPSNKLLGKVALVTGGDSGIGRAVSYYFTLEGATVAFTYVKGQEDMDTDHTLKILSESKAEGAKDPIAIPTDVGFEENCRSVVDQVMAEYGHIDILVNNAAEQYYSTTIEDITETRLERVFRTNIFGQFFMTRYALQHMKQGSCIINTTSVVAYAGYSGLLDYSSTKGAIVAFTRSLSLQLIDKGIRVNAVAPGPVWTPLQPASLPAEKIAALGSEVPMDRAAQPYEIAPSYVFLASNECSSYITGQVLHPNGGYIVNA, from the exons ATGGCCACACAACGTGGGTTCCGTTTTCCACCGCAGACTCAGGACAGGCAGCCTGGGAAAGAATATCTTATGCACCCACTTCCCGAATTCTTAAACCCTCAATACAAGCCCTCTAACAAGCTCCTT GGAAAAGTAGCTCTGGTGACAGGGGGCGACTCTGGTATTGGAAGAGCTGTATCCTACTATTTTACTTTAGAGGGTGCAACTGTGGCCTTTACATATGTGAAAGGCCAAGAGGATATGGACACGGATCACACGCTAAAGATATTAAGCGAATCAAAGGCAGAAGGAGCAAAAGACCCCATTGCCATACCAACTGATGTTGGATTCGAAGAAAATTGCAGGAGTGTTGTTGATCAAGTTATGGCTGAATACGGACACATTGATATTCTGGTGAATAATGCCGCTGAACAATATTATTCTACCACCATTGAAGATATCACTGAAACAAGGCTTGAGAGGGTGTTTAGAACCAACATTTTTGGTCAGTTCTTCATGACCAG GTATGCTTTACAGCACATGAAACAAGGGAGCTGTATCATCAACACCACATCTGTCGTAGCCTATGCTGGCTATTCAGGGTTGCTGGACTATAGCTCTACTAAAGGAGCCATTGTAGCTTTCACTAGGAGTCTGTCCCTGCAGCTTATTGACAAAGGAATTCGTGTCAATGCTGTGGCGCCAGGTCCTGTCTGGACGCCACTGCAACCGGCGTCTTTGCCTGCTGAGAAGATTGCAGCCTTAGGAAGTGAGGTACCAATGGACAGGGCAGCACAGCCTTATGAGATTGCACCTTCTTATGTCTTCTTGGCTTCCAATGAGTGTTCCTCCTACATCACTGGCCAAGTCTTACATCCTAATG GTGGTTACATCGTGAATGCTTGA
- the LOC110657776 gene encoding peroxiredoxin-2F, mitochondrial, which yields MASAILRRTGSSAVKSMVDALRIGASSRSYAKLSVGTDMVSAAPDVSLQKARTWDEGVSSKFSTTALKDIFKGKKVVIFGLPGAYTGVCSQQHVPSYKNNIDKFKAKGIDSVICVAVNDPYVLNGWAEKLQAKDAIEFYGDFDGSFHKSLELDKDLSVALLGPRSQRWSAYVEDGKVKVLNVEEAPSDFKVSGGEVILGQI from the exons ATGGCATCTGCAATCCTGAGGCGAACTGGCTCCTCTGCTGTAAAGTCAATGGTTGATGCTCTCCGAATCGGTGCGTCATCGAGGTCATATGCAAAGCTTTCGGTAGGCACTGACATGGTCTCCGCTGCGCCAGATGTATCCCTCCAGAAAGCCCGGACCTGGGACGAAGGTGTCTCCTCTAAGTTCTCCACCACTGCTCTAAAAGACATTTTCAAG GGGAAGAAAGTCGTGATTTTTGGCCTCCCT GGTGCATACACGGGGGTTTGTTCGCAACAACACGTGCCTAGTTACAAAAACAACATTGATAAGTTCAAGGCTAAAGGGATTGATTCGGTGATTTGTGTGGCTGTTAATGATCCGTACGTCCTGAATGGCTGGGCAGAGAAACTTCAAGCTAAAGATGCT ATTGAATTTTATGGGGACTTTGATGGGAGCTTTCACAAAAGCTTGGAGCTAGATAAAGATCTATCTGTTGCTTTGCTTGGGCCTCGCTCTCAACG ATGGTCAGCATATGTGGAAGATGGAAAGGTTAAGGTTCTTAATGTGGAGGAAGCTCCATCTGACTTCAAGGTTTCTGGTGGCGAGGTTATTCTGGGACAGATCTAA
- the LOC110657775 gene encoding somatic embryogenesis receptor kinase 1 isoform X2: MVLINGRRNRIMIFSAMVFSCWCWRESRILSFEEQKVHPDPHRDPDVDQLRRFSLEELKLATDYFSNENILGRGGFGKVYKGRLEDGSIVAVKRLENEPTPDGELQFQTTTGIINRAVHRNVLRLRGFCMTTSEKLLVYPYMANGSVASHLRERPPSQPALDWPTRKRVALGSARGLSYLHVHCNPKVIHRDVKAANILLNEEFEAVVGDFGLAKLMDYNDSHVITDVCGTAGHIAPEYLYAGICSEKTDVYGYGIMLLELITGQRAVDLAWIAAEDDLLLLDWVKVLLRENSLEALVDPDLQGNYIEAEMKQLIQIALLCTRGSHLYRSKMSEVMRMLGGYGLSERWDEWQEMESSDQELGQGFQPFHFTGDSTENLPPIELSGPR; the protein is encoded by the exons TCTCTGCAATGGTGTTTTCATGTTGGTGTTGGAGGGAATCTCGAATTTTATCCTTTG AGGAACAGAAAGTTCATCCGGATCCGCATAGGGATCCTGATGTGGACCAACTCAGGAGGTTTTCATTGGAGGAACTGAAACTTGCAACAGATTATTTCAGCAATGAAAACATACTGGGTAGAGGTGGATTTGGTAAGGTTTACAAGGGGCGTTTGGAAGATGGTtcaattgttgctgtaaaaagacTGGAGAATGAACCTACACCTGATGGGGAACTTCAGTTTCAAACAACAACCGGGATCATCAACAGGGCTGTGCATCGAAATGTTCTTAGGCTACGTGGGTTTTGTATGACAACTTCTGAAAAGCTTCTTGTTTACCCCTACATGGCTAATGGGAGTGTTGCCTCCCACTTAAGAG AGCGACCTCCATCACAGCCTGCACTTGATTGGCCTACCAGAAAGAGAGTTGCATTGGGATCTGCAAGGGGTCTTTCTTATTTGCATGTTCACTGTAATCCAAAAGTTATTCACCGTGATGTGAAAGCTGCAAATATTTTGTTGAATGAGGAGTTTGAAGCTGTTGTTGGGGACTTTGGGCTGGCTAAATTGATGGACTACAATGATTCTCATGTCATCACTGATGTATGTGGTACAGCAGGGCATATAGCTCCAGAATACCTCTATGCTGGGATATGTTCAGAGAAAACTGATGTTTATGGGTATGGAATTATGCTTCTGGAGCTAATTACTGGACAGAGGGCTGTTGACCTTGCTTGGATTGCAGCTGAAGACGATCTTTTGTTGCTTGACTGG GTAAAAGTCCTCCTGAGAGAGAATAGTTTAGAAGCGCTAGTTGATCCTGATCTCCAAGGCAATTACATAGAAGCTGAGATGAAGCAGTTAATCCAGATCGCATTGCTTTGCACACGAGGATCACACTTGTACAGGAGTAAGATGTCAGAAGTGATGAGAATGCTTGGAGGTTATGGCTTATCAGAGAGGTGGGATGAATGGCAGGAAATGGAGAGTTCTGACCAGGAGTTGGGACAGGGCTTTCAACCTTTTCACTTTACTGGTGATTCAACAGAGAATCTACCTCCAATTGAGTTATCTGGTCCAAGATGA